A window of Pseudoliparis swirei isolate HS2019 ecotype Mariana Trench chromosome 13, NWPU_hadal_v1, whole genome shotgun sequence genomic DNA:
acgtcacgttgctggggaggccgtcgtaggcagtgacgttgctggggaggctgTCGTAGGATgtcacgttgctggggaggctgTCGTAGGCCGTGACGTTGCTGCCGGCGCCTTTGGTGGAGAGGCTTTCGTAGGCCGTGACGTTGCCACCTTTAGTGGGGAGGTTGTCGTAGGCCGCCACGTTGCTGGGGAGGTTGTCGTAGGCCTTGATGTTGCCACCGGCCCCATCACTGGAGGTCTGGCTCCAAATTCCAGCATGTAGAGCAGATTCATTTCCCTTTAACTCTTTTGGGCCAATTAGGGGCTTTTTTACAACTTTCAGATTGAAACTTGATGCCTCAACTTCCACGTCATCAGTTTCCTGTTGCactaaaataaagacattaGATTAATGCACAATCAATATGGAACATAAATGGAGACGTTGAACTCTAGACTTTTACACTTTGTTAAAATGCTTGAAGCAAAAACTCATGCATGTGAATGTTCAGACAAAATGTAGCACAAAAAACATAATGTACAGTATTAGACTCAGGAAGAGTTTATCATATATTATGTTGTAGTACAACTTTTGTTTTAGGTCGCTTAGACAATCTTTCGAAAACCAAGTAacaaaagctaaacaaaacactGAAAACTTAACTAACCCCTTTACAACAAGATCCATACAGAAAGTTGCATTTCTCCAGTAGGATTAATCAGAAGCTGCTCACCTTCTTCATAAGCTTGCAGCAACATGGAATGATGCGATTGGGGATCTTTAAAAAGTGCAAGAGCCTTCTTGATCTCATTGGGAGACAGCTCTATAGAAAAGAAAGTTAGTGTCTGGAACAAGCTCATGAACATCACGAATATTCTTACCTCTGGTTCTCCTCAGCAGGGCATTGCTTCTTTCATTTTTGCCACCAGCAGACAAACAAGAGCCTACATTCAGGAAAGGAGTAATTAACCTGCTGTACTTCACAACCAGTATTTTAACATCGGCTTCAAACagaatgaatatgaatacctTTGCTGAGACAGACAGTCAGCGCACAGAAGACCAAGGCCCAAAAAGCTGCCATGGCTTCCGTCGGTAACAGAAAATGTTGCCTGAGCCACATCTCAGGTTAATAAGCCCGTGGAGCAGGTGTCACAGCTGTTGCTCATCAGCCctaattgtctctctctctttagagaGCCAGTGCTAGTTGAGTTTCTTTCCTTCCTGTGACAAATGTTTTACAATCTATCCAATCATAAAACTCTGAGAATGTTTTTATATCTTTCATCAGTTGTAGGCTAAACTGTTTCTTAGACCCGTCTCTTCTGGGCCAAAACGATTCCGCCCCAGAGCAgctgagacatgcagacaggcggagaggatgtgcaggaaaagcatatactatatattacaaatattaatgggtatattccatatctcCAAAACATAGATATTGACAATTCATATACGAAAGAAAAGCTTTAGTGATAAATGTTGGGAAATTCTTCTGGAATATTTCGAGTCAAGACTAATGAATAGAATCTGagaattcatttcatttgtatgtgtatatgtattttttccttataaaacatttattttcctaATGTCAACAGTCCAGATTAGTGGGTGGCGGTAAGGCCAACTGCCATAAAAAGCAAAAGAAGATTTTTTGTAATCATATCAAGTTCCATCAATTTGGAAAACGGAAGACAATAATAACCTTATCAGCTTTAAGGACCAATCTTGATAGAAACTATCAAGTTTTACATCAAGAAGTTggaggtcatccatgtttttgtctttaagacatgcttggattttagtgagctggttggtctcctctggtatgATCCATAGATATAATTGGGCATCATctacataacaatgaaagtttatggaatgtttcctgataaaatTTCCCACAGGAAGCATAtataaaaggtaaataaaattggtccaagcacagaaccttgtggaactccatgattaacgttggtggtcattgcggcttcatcgtttacaaatacaaacagatcgatctgataaataggatttgaaACAACTTAGTGCGGTACCTGAGATGCCAATctactgatccagtctctgtaccAGGATGTCATTAtcaatggtgtcgaacgcagcactaaggtctaacaaaagGAGAGacgagtcctttatctgatgcaatttgtcattttcaccagtgctgttttCTAAATCCCAACTGAAACTCCTATAAATGTAGAAAGTTACacaactagggatgcaccgatctgatcggcgccgatccatatcggccgatattcccattatcggttttgatcagctttctcaaaacggccgatcaaaacggccgatcagatgacgtaacatctgcgagaactatcagacgtttcaatcgcggcgcatcgcaacggagacaatgcgcccggcgagggccgcagagtgagaggtccacgaggggatcctcacgcaccgagcggcgtccccgtcccccgagttgaatctctgggtcaactcagccgactctcacatgtctgagccccaatagactgatgttgacggtaaacgcattcgatcgggagcgcgcgagggttttgataaagttagcggaaggatttaagtggcaACATcctgttttgcaaagttagcggaaagaaccacgtgaaacaacatccgtttatcaaaataagatgtcgacaaatcatatacgaacatataaaagtaaacaattaactgattttgtatctttatagagcgtttctgagatttagcttaaatgccaacattaaaatatttttactgtaaccaaggaagagtttataaaaataggtcagacttttgtatgtgaagaaaagtcctgtaaatagattaccccaagagttccaggaaatgaataatgcagatgtattccatacatatctgaaatcccctacaatagcaatcaaacaattttaatgtatcaattaggaaatttttcaaagtaaaagtcctaaatgtttaaagaaatcggtaatttctttaatgtttgagttgctttatatatgtatttcctcatcgtcctaggcaataatgctacacaacacatagaatgcttcaatctacaccgtgatcggtattatcggatcggaagatactgatttcagtgatcggcaccaaaaacctgatcggtgcatctcgaCACAACTCATTTGCAACTACTTTAATACATCTGAACGAGGACTGGAAGCTTCAGAAAAAGGATGAAACAGTTtttgacatgtttattttttgaAGGCAGCGTAAAAACTGCAGAATTTAGTCAGCAGCCCCTGCTGCTGCCGCCTACTCTCGTTTACTTTCAAGCCAAGGCGCAGTTCATCTCCAACCATAGGATAGCATGTAGGGAAAAGACCATGAAACAGTTGGTACGATATGAACAAAGTAATTGTGTTGCAAATCAAAACATCAAAGTTTAGTCTCAAAACAATTTAGTTTCCAGCTTCCTGGCAAAAGCTTTCCCTTGGAGGCCGAGTCGTCCGATACGAGAGTCAACACTAAGGTCCCCCTTCGTAAATAAGGAGCTACCACCCTGGTCTGCTCGTCTATGGGTCCTGTTGGCGACACCCATGGGACATTGAGGGGGTGTTAGCCCAGACATCCCTACAACGCCCAGCAGCAAAGGGCAGAGTTCAGCTTTGAAAATAGTCTACTTTGATTTCATGTACACCCAAAAAATTATGACGAGACCAATCCCAGGATGCACTTGGTCAATCCCTCCCCAAAAAGAGAATTAAAGGATACCAAAAtatcattaaaatgttttattttacaccTAGAAGTAGGAACACACAatcaaaaatgtaattcataCATGTTACACGTACAATTTGTCGGCCGCCGTCACGTTGCCGCCGGCACCTTTGGTGGGGAGGCTGTCGTAGGATGTCAGGTTGCTGGAGAGGCTGTCGTAGGCAGTCACGTTGCTGGGGAATCCGTCGTGGCCGTCACGTTGCTGCCGGCGCCTTCGGTGGGGATGCTGTCGTAGGCCgtcacgttgctggggaggctgTCGTAGACCGTCAGGTTGCTGGAGAGGCTGTCGTAGGCCGTCAGGTTGCTGGAGAGGCTGTCGTAGGCATtgacgttgctggggaggccgtcgaaggccgtcacgttgctggggaggctgTCGTAGACAgtcacgttgctggggaggctgTCGTAGACCGTCAGGTTGCTGGGGAGGCTGTCGTAGACCGTCACGTTGCCGCCGGCGCCTTTAGTGGGGAGACTGTCGTAGACCGTCAGGTTGCTGGGGAGACTGTCGTAGGCCGTCACGTTGCCGCCGGCGCCTTTAGTGGGGAGGCTGTCGTAGGCATtgacgttgctggggaggccgtcgaaggccgtgacgttgctggagaggccgtcgtatgcagtgacgttgctggggaggc
This region includes:
- the LOC130203964 gene encoding uncharacterized protein LOC130203964: MWLRQHFLLPTEAMAAFWALVFCALTVCLSKGSCLSAGGKNERSNALLRRTRELSPNEIKKALALFKDPQSHHSMLLQAYEEVQQETDDVEVEASSFNLKVVKKPLIGPKELKGNESALHAGIWSQTSSDGAGGNIKAYDNLPSNVAAYDNLPTKGGNVTAYESLSTKGAGSNVTAYDSLPSNVTSYDSLPTTNVTAYDGLPSNVTAYDDLSSNVASTASSNVTASPATNVTAYDSLPGKGAGGNVSASDKLYV